A single window of Onychostoma macrolepis isolate SWU-2019 chromosome 16, ASM1243209v1, whole genome shotgun sequence DNA harbors:
- the gdf6a gene encoding growth/differentiation factor 6-A isoform X2 — protein sequence MDALRAVAFYTLFIFLWSLPCCQSAALISQKRSKGARSAYDGQRTYSAAEKLGLNASFFRSSKSANTITSFVDRGKDDLTLSPLRRQTYLFDVSTLSDKEELVGAELRIFRKPPGDGQPSPSGVYTLHLLSCRTERPLASRSLDLSDSRKAEWEVLDVWGIFKSRHQGNQLCLQLKVTHGKSDTEIDLKQLGFLRHGRTQQEKAILVVYTRSRKRENLFNEMKEKIKSRGDDEEEEESALQFKARRRRRTALNNRHGKRHGKKSKSRCSKKALHVNFKELGWDDWIIAPLDYEAYHCEGVCDFPLRSHLEPTNHAIIQTLMNSMDPNSTPPSCCVPTKLSPISILYIDSGNNVVYKQYEDMVVEQCGCR from the exons ATGGATGCCTTGCGAGCAGTCGCCTTTTACACGCTCTTCATTTTCCTTTGGAGTTTACCGTGTTGCCAGTCAGCTGCGCTTATATCGCAGAAAAGGAGCAAGGGTGCCAGGAGCGCGTATGATGGGCAAAG GACTTACTCCGCCGCTGAAAAACTGGGGCTCAATGCAAGTTTTTTCCGCTCTTCAAAGTCTGCAAATACCATAACGAGTTTTGTAGACAGGGGAaaag ACGATCTCACGCTCTCTCCTTTGCGAAGACAAACGTATCTGTTTGATGTCTCAACTCTCTCAGACAAAGAGGAGTTGGTCGGAGCTGAATTAAGGATATTTCGAAAACCGCCCGGGGATGGCCAGCCGTCCCCATCAGGCGTCTACACTCTTCATTTACTCTCGTGTCGAACAGAGAGGCCGTTGGCTTCCAGATCCCTTGATCTTTCGGATTCCCGAAAAGCAGAATGGGAGGTTCTGGACGTTTGGGGAATTTTTAAAAGCAGACATCAAGGGAATCAGCTTTGTCTCCAGCTCAAGGTTACGCATGGCAAATCTGACACAGAAATTGACCTAAAGCAACTGGGTTTCCTCCGGCACGGCCGAACGCAGCAAGAAAAGGCCATATTGGTGGTCTACACGCGGTCTAGGAAAAGAGAAAACTTGTTTAATGAGATGAAAGAGAAGATCAAGTCTCGCGGAGacgatgaggaggaggaggagagcgCGCTGCAGTTCAAAGCGCGGCGCAGACGGAGAACTGCGCTCAATAATCGCCATGGGAAACGGCATGGCAAAAAGTCCAAATCGAGATGCAGCAAAAAGGCGCTGCATGTCAATTTCAAAGAGCTGGGATGGGACGACTGGATCATCGCTCCGCTGGATTACGAAGCCTACCACTGCGAGGGCGTGTGCGACTTCCCATTGAGGTCGCACCTGGAGCCGACCAACCACGCCATCATTCAGACGCTCATGAACTCCATGGACCCCAACAGCACGCCGCCGAGCTGTTGCGTCCCCACAAAACTCAGCCCCATCAGTATACTTTACATAGACTCTGGCAACAACGTCGTGTACAAACAATACGAGGACATGGTGGTAGAACAGTGTGGCTGTAGGTAG
- the gdf6a gene encoding growth/differentiation factor 6-A isoform X1 — protein sequence MDALRAVAFYTLFIFLWSLPCCQSAALISQKRSKGARSAYDGQRSPKFLKEIFASSPGAGRRDDLKDPVVPHDYMISIYRTYSAAEKLGLNASFFRSSKSANTITSFVDRGKDDLTLSPLRRQTYLFDVSTLSDKEELVGAELRIFRKPPGDGQPSPSGVYTLHLLSCRTERPLASRSLDLSDSRKAEWEVLDVWGIFKSRHQGNQLCLQLKVTHGKSDTEIDLKQLGFLRHGRTQQEKAILVVYTRSRKRENLFNEMKEKIKSRGDDEEEEESALQFKARRRRRTALNNRHGKRHGKKSKSRCSKKALHVNFKELGWDDWIIAPLDYEAYHCEGVCDFPLRSHLEPTNHAIIQTLMNSMDPNSTPPSCCVPTKLSPISILYIDSGNNVVYKQYEDMVVEQCGCR from the exons ATGGATGCCTTGCGAGCAGTCGCCTTTTACACGCTCTTCATTTTCCTTTGGAGTTTACCGTGTTGCCAGTCAGCTGCGCTTATATCGCAGAAAAGGAGCAAGGGTGCCAGGAGCGCGTATGATGGGCAAAGGTCACCCAAATTTCTTAAAGAGATTTTCGCATCCTCTCCGGGTGCGGGTCGTCGGGATGATTTAAAGGACCCGGTTGTGCCTCACGATTACATGATCTCTATATACAGGACTTACTCCGCCGCTGAAAAACTGGGGCTCAATGCAAGTTTTTTCCGCTCTTCAAAGTCTGCAAATACCATAACGAGTTTTGTAGACAGGGGAaaag ACGATCTCACGCTCTCTCCTTTGCGAAGACAAACGTATCTGTTTGATGTCTCAACTCTCTCAGACAAAGAGGAGTTGGTCGGAGCTGAATTAAGGATATTTCGAAAACCGCCCGGGGATGGCCAGCCGTCCCCATCAGGCGTCTACACTCTTCATTTACTCTCGTGTCGAACAGAGAGGCCGTTGGCTTCCAGATCCCTTGATCTTTCGGATTCCCGAAAAGCAGAATGGGAGGTTCTGGACGTTTGGGGAATTTTTAAAAGCAGACATCAAGGGAATCAGCTTTGTCTCCAGCTCAAGGTTACGCATGGCAAATCTGACACAGAAATTGACCTAAAGCAACTGGGTTTCCTCCGGCACGGCCGAACGCAGCAAGAAAAGGCCATATTGGTGGTCTACACGCGGTCTAGGAAAAGAGAAAACTTGTTTAATGAGATGAAAGAGAAGATCAAGTCTCGCGGAGacgatgaggaggaggaggagagcgCGCTGCAGTTCAAAGCGCGGCGCAGACGGAGAACTGCGCTCAATAATCGCCATGGGAAACGGCATGGCAAAAAGTCCAAATCGAGATGCAGCAAAAAGGCGCTGCATGTCAATTTCAAAGAGCTGGGATGGGACGACTGGATCATCGCTCCGCTGGATTACGAAGCCTACCACTGCGAGGGCGTGTGCGACTTCCCATTGAGGTCGCACCTGGAGCCGACCAACCACGCCATCATTCAGACGCTCATGAACTCCATGGACCCCAACAGCACGCCGCCGAGCTGTTGCGTCCCCACAAAACTCAGCCCCATCAGTATACTTTACATAGACTCTGGCAACAACGTCGTGTACAAACAATACGAGGACATGGTGGTAGAACAGTGTGGCTGTAGGTAG